The following are encoded together in the Lactuca sativa cultivar Salinas chromosome 1, Lsat_Salinas_v11, whole genome shotgun sequence genome:
- the LOC111887887 gene encoding linoleate 13S-lipoxygenase 2-1, chloroplastic isoform X1 produces the protein MLKPQVNHLYRHQIPTPPILTRWKKNFIAGDVGVDGGRSLSSFVSLNTLAFPTKHRRRCGSFLSQRNTGNSVGQIKADAGESNTASSVIKTISLRAVITVQLTVGGVLSNLSFTRAFDDIGDLLGKSLLLELVSADADSKTGLQKATIQDYAHRTGQKADDLTYLAEFEVPEDFGSIGAILIENEHHKEMFVESIVLEGLPIGPVSVSCNSWLHSKFDNPIKRVFFLDKVSCLPSQTPSGLKQLREQELAILRGDGVADKPREKNDRIYDYDVYNDLGNPDKDPELARPVLGTKEYPYPRRCKTGRPRTKSDPLSESRSSDVYVPRDESFSEVKNMTFSFKTVYSVLHAVIPSIETTMIDKDLGFPYFTAIESLFNEGVNLPPLDNKGFLGNVLPRLLKAMEDAQNNILLFETPAMIERDKFGWLRDEEFCRQTIAGLNPLSISCVTEWPLKSKLDPEVYGPPESAITEEIIMREIRGFCSLKEAIESKKLFIMDYHDIFLPYVNKVRDQKKFRTTLYGSRTLMFLMPSGTLRPLAIELVRPPGNGKPQWKRVFTPCWDATGAWLWKLAKIHALVHDSGYHQLVSHWLRTHCCTEPYIIATNRQLSKMHPIHNLLHPHFRYTMEINGLAREALINSGGIIESCFSPGKYSIELSSIAYGQQWRFDHEALPADLIARGMAVEDPDSPHGLKLTIEDYPYANDGLVLWDIIKDWVTNYVNHYYPEDNNNNNKNLVESDSELQAWWTEIRTLGHADKKDEPWWPILKTPKDLIGILTTIIWVASGHHAAVNFGQYDFAGYIPNRATIARVKMPCEDPTDDEWETFKRRPEDELLSAFPSQIQASQVMAVLDVLSNHSPDEEYIGETMEGAFEANPQIKAAYEMFSGRLKELEGIIDGRNADESRKNRNGAGVVPYNLLKPYSEPGVTSMGVPNSISI, from the exons ATGTTGAAACCTCAAGTCAACCACCTCTACCGCCATCAAATCCCCACTCCGCCAATACTCACAAGGTGGAAGAAGAATTTTATAGCCGGAGATGTGGGTGTTGACGGTGGCCGAAGCCTTTCATCTTTTGTATCTCTCAACACACTGGCATTTCCTACCAAACATCGCCGGAGATGTGGGTCTTTCCTCTCTCAGCGTAACACCGGCAATTCAGTCGGCCAAATCAAAGCCGACGCCGGAGAATCCAATACTGCCAGTAGTGTCATCAAAACCATCAGCCTCAGAGCCGTGATTACAGTCCAGTTGACTGTGGGTGGTGTCCTGTCGAACTTAAGTTTTACGAGAGCTTTTGACGATATTGGAGATTTGCTCGGAAAATCACTCCTTTTGGAGCTAGTTTCCGCCGATGCTGACTCAA AGACAGGATTACAGAAGGCTACAATACAAGATTACGCACATCGAACTGGTCAAAAAGCAGACGACCTAACATATTTAGCAGAATTTGAAGTACCTGAAGATTTTGGTTCAATCGGGGCCATTTTGATTGAGAACGAACACCACAAAGAGATGTTTGTAGAATCGATTGTACTTGAAGGCCTCCCCATTGGTCCAGTGAGTGTCTCATGCAATTCATGGCTTCATTCCAAGTTTGATAACCCTATAAAACGAGTTTTCTTCCTCGATAAG GTTTCATGCCTACCGTCGCAGACTCCGAGCGGGTTGAAGCAGCTTCGAGAACAGGAACTAGCGATTCTTCGAGGCGATGGCGTCGCCGATAAACCTCGAGAAAAGAATGATAGAATTTACGATTACGATGTCTACAATGATCTTGGCAATCCCGATAAGGATCCGGAGTTGGCACGACCGGTGCTCGGCACCAAGGAATATCCTTACCCTCGTCGTTGCAAAACTGGCCGACCTCGCACTAAATCAG ATCCATTATCAGAGTCAAGAAGCAGTGATGTTTACGTCCCAAGGGATGAATCTTTTTCAGAAGTTAAGAATATGACTTTTTCATTCAAGACTGTGTACTCAGTGCTTCATGCAGTCATACCCTCAATAGAAACAACCATGATTGACAAAGATCTTGGGTTCCCATACTTCACAGCCATTGAATCTCTGTTCAATGAGGGAGTTAATCTGCCACCATTAGACAACAAAGGGTTTCTTGGAAATGTTCTACCTCGACTTCTGAAGGCTATGGAAGATGCCCAAAATAACATCTTGCTTTTTGAAACTCCTGCTATGATTGAAA GAGATAAATTCGGTTGGCTTAGGGATGAAGAATTTTGTAGACAAACCATTGCTGGACTTAACCCTTTGAGTATTAGTTGTGTCACG GAATGGCCACTGAAAAGTAAACTTGACCCTGAGGTTTATGGTCCACCTGAATCCGCCATAACCGAAGAGATCATCATGAGAGAGATCAGAGGCTTCTGTTCACTTAAGGAG GCAATAGAGAGCAAGAAGCTTTTTATTATGGATTATCATGATATCTTCCTTCCATATGTGAACAAAGTCAGAGATCAGAAAAAATTCAGAACAACTTTATACGGATCAAGAACACTGATGTTCCTTATGCCATCTGGAACATTAAGACCATTGGCTATTGAGCTCGTTAGGCCACCTGGCAATGGGAAACCTCAATGGAAGCGAGTATTTACTCCATGTTGGGATGCAACAGGTGCTTGGCTATGGAAGCTTGCTAAGATCCATGCTCTTGTTCATGATAGTGGTTACCATCAACTAGTAAGCCACTG GTTAAGAACACATTGTTGCACTGAGCCATATATAATAGCCACCAACCGCCAGCTCAGCAAAATGCACCCGATACACAATCTTTTACACCCTCATTTCCGATATACAATGGAAATCAACGGTTTAGCCCGTGAAGCCCTAATTAATTCAGGTGGAATCATCGAATCTTGTTTCTCACCCGGAAAATACAGCATCGAGTTGAGTTCAATCGCGTATGGTCAACAATGGCGGTTTGACCACGAAGCATTACCCGCTGACCTAATCGCAAGAGGCATGGCGGTGGAAGACCCCGATTCACCACACGGCCTAAAGCTAACAATAGAAGATTACCCTTACGCAAATGACGGTTTAGTCCTTTGGGATATAATCAAAGATTGGGTCACCAACTATGTCAACCATTATTACCCCgaagacaacaacaacaacaacaaaaatctTGTGGAATCGGATTCAGAGCTTCAAGCATGGTGGACAGAGATTAGAACACTCGGACACGCAGACAAGAAAGACGAACCATGGTGGCCGATTTTGAAAACACCAAAGGATTTAATCGGGATTTTGACAACAATAATTTGGGTAGCTTCCGGGCACCATGCAGCGGTCAACTTCGGGCAGTATGACTTTGCGGGGTATATTCCAAATCGGGCAACGATTGCCCGAGTTAAAATGCCATGTGAGGATCCGACTGATGATGAATGGGAGACGTTTAAACGAAGGCCAGAAGATGAGCTTTTGTCGGCGTTTCCTTCTCAGATTCAAGCTTCACAAGTGATGGCAGTTCTTGATGTTTTGTCGAATCATTCCCCGGATGAGGAGTATATTGGGGAGACAATGGAGGGGGCGTTTGAGGCAAATCCGCAAATAAAAGCTGCGTATGAGATGTTTTCAGGGAGGTTGAAGGAGTTGGAAGGGATTATTGATGGGAGGAATGCCGATGAGAGTAGGAAGAACAGGAATGGAGCTGGGGTTGTACCGTATAACTTGCTAAAGCCTTATTCGGAACCTGGTGTCACTAGTATGGGGGTTCCGAATAGTATTTCTATATAG
- the LOC111887887 gene encoding linoleate 13S-lipoxygenase 2-1, chloroplastic isoform X2 produces the protein MLKPQVNHLYRHQIPTPPILTRWKKNFIAGDVGVDGGRSLSSFVSLNTLAFPTKHRRRCGSFLSQRNTGNSVGQIKADAGESNTASSVIKTISLRAVITVQLTVGGVLSNLSFTRAFDDIGDLLGKSLLLELVSADADSRLQKATIQDYAHRTGQKADDLTYLAEFEVPEDFGSIGAILIENEHHKEMFVESIVLEGLPIGPVSVSCNSWLHSKFDNPIKRVFFLDKVSCLPSQTPSGLKQLREQELAILRGDGVADKPREKNDRIYDYDVYNDLGNPDKDPELARPVLGTKEYPYPRRCKTGRPRTKSDPLSESRSSDVYVPRDESFSEVKNMTFSFKTVYSVLHAVIPSIETTMIDKDLGFPYFTAIESLFNEGVNLPPLDNKGFLGNVLPRLLKAMEDAQNNILLFETPAMIERDKFGWLRDEEFCRQTIAGLNPLSISCVTEWPLKSKLDPEVYGPPESAITEEIIMREIRGFCSLKEAIESKKLFIMDYHDIFLPYVNKVRDQKKFRTTLYGSRTLMFLMPSGTLRPLAIELVRPPGNGKPQWKRVFTPCWDATGAWLWKLAKIHALVHDSGYHQLVSHWLRTHCCTEPYIIATNRQLSKMHPIHNLLHPHFRYTMEINGLAREALINSGGIIESCFSPGKYSIELSSIAYGQQWRFDHEALPADLIARGMAVEDPDSPHGLKLTIEDYPYANDGLVLWDIIKDWVTNYVNHYYPEDNNNNNKNLVESDSELQAWWTEIRTLGHADKKDEPWWPILKTPKDLIGILTTIIWVASGHHAAVNFGQYDFAGYIPNRATIARVKMPCEDPTDDEWETFKRRPEDELLSAFPSQIQASQVMAVLDVLSNHSPDEEYIGETMEGAFEANPQIKAAYEMFSGRLKELEGIIDGRNADESRKNRNGAGVVPYNLLKPYSEPGVTSMGVPNSISI, from the exons ATGTTGAAACCTCAAGTCAACCACCTCTACCGCCATCAAATCCCCACTCCGCCAATACTCACAAGGTGGAAGAAGAATTTTATAGCCGGAGATGTGGGTGTTGACGGTGGCCGAAGCCTTTCATCTTTTGTATCTCTCAACACACTGGCATTTCCTACCAAACATCGCCGGAGATGTGGGTCTTTCCTCTCTCAGCGTAACACCGGCAATTCAGTCGGCCAAATCAAAGCCGACGCCGGAGAATCCAATACTGCCAGTAGTGTCATCAAAACCATCAGCCTCAGAGCCGTGATTACAGTCCAGTTGACTGTGGGTGGTGTCCTGTCGAACTTAAGTTTTACGAGAGCTTTTGACGATATTGGAGATTTGCTCGGAAAATCACTCCTTTTGGAGCTAGTTTCCGCCGATGCTGACTCAA GATTACAGAAGGCTACAATACAAGATTACGCACATCGAACTGGTCAAAAAGCAGACGACCTAACATATTTAGCAGAATTTGAAGTACCTGAAGATTTTGGTTCAATCGGGGCCATTTTGATTGAGAACGAACACCACAAAGAGATGTTTGTAGAATCGATTGTACTTGAAGGCCTCCCCATTGGTCCAGTGAGTGTCTCATGCAATTCATGGCTTCATTCCAAGTTTGATAACCCTATAAAACGAGTTTTCTTCCTCGATAAG GTTTCATGCCTACCGTCGCAGACTCCGAGCGGGTTGAAGCAGCTTCGAGAACAGGAACTAGCGATTCTTCGAGGCGATGGCGTCGCCGATAAACCTCGAGAAAAGAATGATAGAATTTACGATTACGATGTCTACAATGATCTTGGCAATCCCGATAAGGATCCGGAGTTGGCACGACCGGTGCTCGGCACCAAGGAATATCCTTACCCTCGTCGTTGCAAAACTGGCCGACCTCGCACTAAATCAG ATCCATTATCAGAGTCAAGAAGCAGTGATGTTTACGTCCCAAGGGATGAATCTTTTTCAGAAGTTAAGAATATGACTTTTTCATTCAAGACTGTGTACTCAGTGCTTCATGCAGTCATACCCTCAATAGAAACAACCATGATTGACAAAGATCTTGGGTTCCCATACTTCACAGCCATTGAATCTCTGTTCAATGAGGGAGTTAATCTGCCACCATTAGACAACAAAGGGTTTCTTGGAAATGTTCTACCTCGACTTCTGAAGGCTATGGAAGATGCCCAAAATAACATCTTGCTTTTTGAAACTCCTGCTATGATTGAAA GAGATAAATTCGGTTGGCTTAGGGATGAAGAATTTTGTAGACAAACCATTGCTGGACTTAACCCTTTGAGTATTAGTTGTGTCACG GAATGGCCACTGAAAAGTAAACTTGACCCTGAGGTTTATGGTCCACCTGAATCCGCCATAACCGAAGAGATCATCATGAGAGAGATCAGAGGCTTCTGTTCACTTAAGGAG GCAATAGAGAGCAAGAAGCTTTTTATTATGGATTATCATGATATCTTCCTTCCATATGTGAACAAAGTCAGAGATCAGAAAAAATTCAGAACAACTTTATACGGATCAAGAACACTGATGTTCCTTATGCCATCTGGAACATTAAGACCATTGGCTATTGAGCTCGTTAGGCCACCTGGCAATGGGAAACCTCAATGGAAGCGAGTATTTACTCCATGTTGGGATGCAACAGGTGCTTGGCTATGGAAGCTTGCTAAGATCCATGCTCTTGTTCATGATAGTGGTTACCATCAACTAGTAAGCCACTG GTTAAGAACACATTGTTGCACTGAGCCATATATAATAGCCACCAACCGCCAGCTCAGCAAAATGCACCCGATACACAATCTTTTACACCCTCATTTCCGATATACAATGGAAATCAACGGTTTAGCCCGTGAAGCCCTAATTAATTCAGGTGGAATCATCGAATCTTGTTTCTCACCCGGAAAATACAGCATCGAGTTGAGTTCAATCGCGTATGGTCAACAATGGCGGTTTGACCACGAAGCATTACCCGCTGACCTAATCGCAAGAGGCATGGCGGTGGAAGACCCCGATTCACCACACGGCCTAAAGCTAACAATAGAAGATTACCCTTACGCAAATGACGGTTTAGTCCTTTGGGATATAATCAAAGATTGGGTCACCAACTATGTCAACCATTATTACCCCgaagacaacaacaacaacaacaaaaatctTGTGGAATCGGATTCAGAGCTTCAAGCATGGTGGACAGAGATTAGAACACTCGGACACGCAGACAAGAAAGACGAACCATGGTGGCCGATTTTGAAAACACCAAAGGATTTAATCGGGATTTTGACAACAATAATTTGGGTAGCTTCCGGGCACCATGCAGCGGTCAACTTCGGGCAGTATGACTTTGCGGGGTATATTCCAAATCGGGCAACGATTGCCCGAGTTAAAATGCCATGTGAGGATCCGACTGATGATGAATGGGAGACGTTTAAACGAAGGCCAGAAGATGAGCTTTTGTCGGCGTTTCCTTCTCAGATTCAAGCTTCACAAGTGATGGCAGTTCTTGATGTTTTGTCGAATCATTCCCCGGATGAGGAGTATATTGGGGAGACAATGGAGGGGGCGTTTGAGGCAAATCCGCAAATAAAAGCTGCGTATGAGATGTTTTCAGGGAGGTTGAAGGAGTTGGAAGGGATTATTGATGGGAGGAATGCCGATGAGAGTAGGAAGAACAGGAATGGAGCTGGGGTTGTACCGTATAACTTGCTAAAGCCTTATTCGGAACCTGGTGTCACTAGTATGGGGGTTCCGAATAGTATTTCTATATAG